The following proteins are encoded in a genomic region of Syntrophotaleaceae bacterium:
- the hemL gene encoding glutamate-1-semialdehyde 2,1-aminomutase — protein sequence MNHAKSAALFGRARQVIPGGVNSPVRAFRSVGCDPLFISSASGSKITDVDGNVFVDYVGSWGPMILGHSHPKVVEAIAQAAACGASFGAPTEVEIKLAEMVRKAFPQMERLRMVSSGTEATMSAIRLARGFTGRDKILKFEGCYHGHADSLLVKAGSGAATFGVPTSPGVPADFARHTLTAGFNDLDQVRELAAAHRGQLAAIILEPVAGNMGCVPPLPGFLQGLRELCDSEEILLIVDEVMTGFRLAYGGAQQLYGVLGDLVCLGKILGGGLPVGAFGGRQDIMARLAPEGPVYQAGTLSGNPLAMSAGLATLELLQEDGFYERLEEKSAYLEKGLRQAASECSRPTCLQRVGSMLCTYFHPGPVHSFADAAKSDTETFGRFFRAMLENGINLAPSQFEAGFVSIAHSQEDLDRTIDVARRAFRSL from the coding sequence ATGAATCACGCCAAGTCCGCAGCTCTTTTCGGCCGTGCCCGCCAGGTAATTCCCGGGGGGGTCAACAGCCCGGTCCGGGCTTTCCGGTCGGTTGGCTGCGATCCGCTTTTCATCAGCAGCGCCTCCGGCAGCAAGATCACGGATGTGGACGGGAATGTTTTTGTCGATTATGTCGGCTCCTGGGGACCGATGATTCTCGGTCACAGTCATCCAAAGGTTGTTGAAGCCATCGCCCAAGCTGCTGCATGCGGCGCCTCTTTCGGCGCGCCGACGGAGGTAGAAATTAAATTGGCGGAAATGGTGCGGAAGGCGTTCCCGCAGATGGAGCGGCTGAGAATGGTTTCCTCGGGAACCGAGGCGACCATGAGCGCCATCCGGTTGGCCCGGGGTTTTACCGGCCGGGATAAAATTCTCAAATTTGAAGGCTGCTATCACGGACACGCAGACAGTCTGCTGGTCAAGGCCGGCAGCGGCGCCGCGACTTTCGGGGTTCCGACCTCGCCGGGCGTGCCGGCCGATTTCGCCCGCCATACACTGACAGCCGGCTTCAACGATCTCGACCAGGTCAGAGAACTGGCGGCCGCCCATCGGGGGCAACTGGCCGCCATCATTCTCGAACCGGTGGCCGGAAACATGGGGTGCGTGCCGCCTCTGCCCGGATTTCTCCAAGGGTTGCGGGAGCTTTGCGACAGCGAGGAGATCCTGCTGATCGTCGACGAGGTGATGACCGGTTTCAGGCTCGCCTATGGCGGAGCCCAGCAGCTTTACGGGGTACTCGGCGATCTGGTCTGTCTCGGCAAGATTCTCGGTGGAGGATTGCCGGTCGGCGCCTTTGGCGGCAGGCAGGATATCATGGCCCGGCTGGCCCCGGAAGGGCCGGTCTATCAGGCCGGAACCCTTTCGGGCAATCCCCTGGCCATGAGCGCCGGGCTCGCCACCTTGGAGTTGCTGCAGGAGGATGGCTTCTACGAACGGCTGGAAGAAAAGAGCGCCTACCTCGAAAAGGGGCTGCGGCAGGCCGCCTCGGAATGCAGTCGGCCCACCTGCCTGCAGCGGGTCGGATCGATGCTGTGCACCTACTTCCACCCCGGCCCGGTGCACTCCTTTGCCGATGCGGCGAAGAGCGATACCGAAACTTTCGGCCGTTTCTTCCGCGCCATGCTCGAGAACGGCATCAACCTGGCACCTTCCCAGTTCGAAGCCGGCTTCGTCAGCATCGCTCACAGCCAGGAGGACCTGGACCGTACTATCGATGTGGCCCGGCGAGCCTTCCGCAGCCTCTAA
- a CDS encoding phosphatidylserine/phosphatidylglycerophosphate/cardiolipin synthase family protein, protein MRKYRYPQRRGDTYRLLVGGGEFFPEMEKSIAEAECQVLLEMYLFESGGVADRFIRLLVDAVQRNVRVCLMLDAYGALALRKSDRQQLVAGGVELTFYNPLGLKRWSHNLLRNHRKLLLVDDRVAFTGGAGITDSFDPSLNPSHWQDTMLAISGPSLRDWRHLFTQTWNRWAERSLDPGPVKPAQPQNPETLGRVTAGRRVGSSEIMRSYIRLVRRAKQRIWLATPYFVPPWKLRRALRRQARQGRDVRLLLPGPYTDHPAVRIMGGRFYHRMLVNGVRIFEYQPRFLHTKMLLCDAWVSTGSCNADGWNYRWNLEANQEARDEDLALQVERMFHEEFAQSREILGQEWGRRGWTRRLREWFWGRVAAWLVRFSDRDGSGRGPDGP, encoded by the coding sequence ATGCGAAAATATCGCTATCCTCAACGCCGGGGTGACACATATCGATTACTGGTGGGAGGCGGGGAATTTTTCCCGGAAATGGAAAAGAGCATTGCCGAGGCCGAATGTCAGGTGCTGCTGGAGATGTATCTTTTCGAATCCGGCGGAGTGGCCGATCGTTTCATCCGGTTGTTGGTGGATGCCGTCCAACGCAATGTCAGGGTCTGCCTGATGCTGGATGCTTACGGCGCCCTTGCCTTGCGCAAAAGCGATCGGCAGCAACTGGTGGCGGGGGGCGTCGAGCTGACTTTTTACAATCCTCTGGGATTGAAGCGCTGGTCCCACAATCTGCTGCGCAACCACCGTAAACTGCTTCTGGTTGACGATCGGGTGGCCTTTACGGGGGGAGCGGGCATCACCGACTCCTTCGATCCCTCGCTGAACCCGTCCCATTGGCAGGATACCATGTTGGCCATCAGCGGTCCCAGCCTTCGGGATTGGCGGCATCTGTTCACCCAGACCTGGAACCGCTGGGCGGAAAGGTCCCTCGACCCCGGTCCTGTGAAACCTGCGCAGCCGCAGAACCCCGAAACCCTCGGCCGTGTGACGGCCGGACGGAGGGTGGGCAGCTCGGAGATCATGCGCTCCTATATCCGGCTGGTAAGACGGGCCAAACAGCGCATCTGGCTGGCCACCCCCTACTTCGTGCCCCCCTGGAAGCTGCGCAGGGCCTTGCGCAGGCAGGCGCGGCAAGGCCGGGATGTCCGCCTGCTTTTACCCGGGCCTTACACGGATCACCCGGCGGTGCGGATAATGGGAGGACGATTCTATCACCGGATGCTGGTCAACGGGGTACGGATCTTCGAATACCAGCCCCGCTTTCTGCATACCAAGATGCTGTTGTGCGATGCCTGGGTCAGCACCGGTTCCTGCAACGCCGACGGCTGGAACTATCGCTGGAACCTGGAGGCCAATCAGGAGGCCCGGGATGAGGATCTGGCTTTGCAGGTGGAAAGGATGTTCCATGAAGAGTTTGCCCAAAGCCGGGAAATCTTAGGTCAGGAGTGGGGCCGTCGGGGTTGGACCCGGCGTTTGCGGGAATGGTTCTGGGGACGGGTGGCCGCCTGGCTGGTCCGTTTCAGTGACCGGGACGGCAGCGGGCGCGGGCCGGATGGGCCGTAA
- a CDS encoding nucleoside transporter C-terminal domain-containing protein, whose translation MEVWRSLAGLLGLLAVAWLLSENRRRIPVRTAGLGVLLQLGIALVLFKVPACRSFFLVLNEAILALDRAATAGTSLVFGFLGGAPLPYVEAVSGMSFILAFRALPLVLVVSALSALLFHWGILQRVVGIFSWLLRRVLTVGGAVAVAASANVFVGMVEAPLLIRPYLQRMSRSELFTVMACGMSTIAGTVLVLYARVLQPAIPDALGHILTASLISAPAAIVVAQMMIPPLEPATNGGLAEIEPASGTMDAVTRGTIEGLKLLLNIVALLIVLVALVHLSNELLGLLPSVAGAPLTLQRLLGWLLAPLAWLIGVPWSEALAAGALLGTKTILNELIAYLDLAALPPGALSPRSRLMMMYALCGFANFGSLGIMLGGLGTMVPERRTEITALGVKSIVAGTLATCMTGAVAGIFYS comes from the coding sequence ATGGAGGTGTGGCGCAGCCTTGCCGGGCTGCTCGGGCTGCTGGCCGTCGCCTGGCTGCTCAGCGAAAATCGTCGACGAATTCCGGTCAGAACCGCAGGCCTGGGGGTGCTTTTACAACTCGGAATAGCCCTTGTGCTTTTCAAGGTGCCAGCCTGTCGCAGTTTTTTTCTCGTCCTGAACGAAGCCATCCTCGCCCTGGATCGGGCCGCCACGGCAGGAACCAGCCTGGTGTTCGGTTTTCTTGGCGGCGCTCCCCTGCCTTATGTGGAAGCGGTTTCCGGGATGTCTTTCATCCTGGCCTTTCGGGCTCTGCCCCTGGTGCTGGTGGTCAGCGCTCTATCGGCTCTGCTGTTTCACTGGGGGATTCTGCAGAGAGTGGTGGGGATTTTTTCCTGGCTGCTGAGACGGGTGCTGACTGTAGGTGGGGCGGTGGCTGTAGCCGCCTCGGCCAATGTTTTCGTCGGCATGGTTGAAGCGCCCCTGCTGATACGCCCTTATCTGCAACGCATGTCCCGCAGCGAACTCTTTACCGTCATGGCCTGCGGGATGAGCACCATTGCCGGAACCGTCCTGGTCCTGTACGCCCGGGTTCTGCAGCCGGCGATCCCCGACGCCCTCGGCCATATTCTGACCGCTTCCCTGATCAGTGCTCCCGCTGCCATCGTCGTAGCTCAAATGATGATTCCGCCTCTGGAACCGGCCACCAATGGCGGACTGGCCGAAATCGAACCGGCCTCCGGGACCATGGATGCGGTGACCCGCGGCACGATCGAAGGTCTCAAGCTTCTGCTCAACATTGTCGCTCTGCTCATTGTCCTTGTCGCCCTGGTCCACCTGTCCAACGAGCTGCTTGGACTGCTGCCTTCCGTAGCCGGAGCTCCGCTGACCCTGCAGCGACTGCTTGGCTGGCTGCTGGCGCCTCTTGCCTGGCTGATCGGGGTTCCCTGGTCGGAAGCCCTTGCTGCCGGCGCTCTGCTCGGCACCAAAACCATCCTCAACGAATTGATCGCTTACCTCGATCTTGCCGCTCTGCCGCCGGGAGCGTTAAGCCCTCGCAGCCGGCTGATGATGATGTATGCTCTCTGCGGATTCGCGAATTTCGGGTCCCTGGGAATCATGCTGGGTGGTCTCGGAACCATGGTGCCGGAGCGGAGAACGGAGATAACCGCCCTGGGAGTGAAGTCGATTGTGGCGGGAACCCTGGCCACCTGCATGACGGGGGCGGTCGCCGGTATTTTTTATTCATGA